One region of Roseovarius faecimaris genomic DNA includes:
- a CDS encoding autotransporter assembly complex protein TamA produces MATEISLDAPGFDETGTGYLRQASLTFETFNTPQTTAQDLVAAARADYARMVGVLYELGYYSGVVQILVDGREAASISPLASPGEIGSIKITVLPGPVFTFSNTELTPLSPATALPEGFTPGSQAFAGLVKDAADEGVEGWRRIGHAKAKVSDQSITANHRSNTLSARIVIAPGPRLTFGALNVDPVSSVREDRVREIAGLPTGDVFSPEEVDKAAKRLRRTGAFRSVVLIEEEGVGPGDTQPITAQLSDAKPRRIGFGAEISSLEGLALSGFWLHRNLLGGAERFRVEAEASGIGGDTDGIDYRFSTRLDRPATITPDTSLYLLAEVEHLDEPDFNETSARLEGGFSHIFSDDMTGEIGIAYQYTDVDDDAGQRELEHLLMPVRLTYDNRDDPLDATKGYYADVQLTPFIGIDTNAAGAKLYADLRHYRSFGEDDGITLAARVQAGSIAGASITDLPPDMLFYSGGAGTVRGQGYQSLSVDLGGGNSLGGRSFLALSAEVRADLFTEWSVVGFADAGFIGQDALGQVNGNWHSGAGVGVRYDTGFGPIRVDVATPLDNDAGKDFELYIGIGQAF; encoded by the coding sequence ATGGCGACGGAGATCAGCCTCGACGCGCCAGGTTTTGATGAGACAGGAACAGGGTATCTCCGACAGGCTTCGCTGACCTTCGAGACGTTCAACACCCCCCAGACCACCGCACAGGATCTTGTTGCTGCGGCTCGTGCCGATTATGCGCGCATGGTCGGCGTGCTTTACGAGCTGGGGTATTACAGCGGCGTGGTGCAGATCCTCGTGGATGGGCGCGAGGCGGCCAGCATCTCTCCGCTGGCCTCGCCCGGCGAAATCGGGTCGATCAAGATCACCGTGTTGCCCGGGCCTGTGTTCACCTTCTCCAACACCGAACTGACACCGCTCTCACCGGCCACCGCCCTGCCCGAAGGCTTCACCCCGGGCAGCCAGGCCTTTGCGGGGCTGGTAAAGGACGCGGCCGATGAAGGTGTCGAGGGCTGGCGGCGGATTGGCCACGCCAAGGCCAAAGTGAGCGACCAGTCGATCACCGCCAATCACCGCTCAAACACGCTGAGCGCGCGCATCGTGATTGCGCCGGGCCCGCGCCTGACATTTGGCGCGTTGAACGTCGATCCGGTCAGCTCTGTCCGCGAGGACCGCGTGCGTGAGATTGCCGGATTGCCCACAGGCGATGTCTTTTCGCCCGAGGAGGTCGACAAGGCCGCCAAACGTCTGCGGCGGACAGGCGCGTTTCGCTCGGTGGTGCTGATCGAGGAAGAGGGGGTCGGCCCGGGCGACACCCAGCCCATTACGGCGCAACTCAGCGACGCCAAGCCGCGGCGGATCGGCTTTGGCGCCGAGATCTCTTCGCTCGAAGGGCTGGCGCTGAGCGGCTTCTGGCTGCATCGCAACCTTTTGGGGGGTGCGGAGCGCTTTCGGGTAGAAGCAGAGGCGAGCGGCATTGGCGGCGACACGGACGGCATCGACTACCGCTTTTCCACGCGGCTTGACCGGCCGGCGACGATCACACCCGACACGTCGCTTTATCTGCTCGCCGAGGTCGAACATCTGGACGAACCTGACTTCAACGAGACCAGCGCCCGCCTCGAAGGCGGCTTCAGCCATATCTTCTCGGACGACATGACCGGCGAAATCGGGATTGCCTACCAGTACACCGATGTGGATGACGATGCGGGCCAGCGCGAACTGGAGCATCTTCTGATGCCCGTGCGCCTGACCTATGACAACCGCGACGATCCGCTGGATGCGACCAAGGGCTATTATGCCGATGTGCAGCTCACTCCGTTCATCGGGATCGACACGAACGCCGCCGGGGCCAAGCTCTATGCCGATCTGCGCCACTATCGCAGTTTCGGCGAGGATGACGGGATCACCCTTGCCGCCCGCGTCCAGGCAGGATCCATCGCCGGGGCAAGCATCACCGATCTGCCGCCCGACATGCTGTTCTATTCCGGTGGGGCGGGCACTGTGAGGGGCCAGGGGTATCAGTCGCTATCGGTCGATCTCGGTGGCGGCAACAGTTTGGGCGGGCGCTCTTTCCTGGCCCTGTCCGCGGAAGTGCGCGCCGATCTCTTTACCGAATGGTCGGTTGTGGGCTTTGCCGATGCGGGCTTTATCGGACAGGATGCGCTCGGCCAGGTCAATGGGAACTGGCATTCGGGCGCGGGTGTTGGCGTGCGCTATGACACCGGGTTTGGCCCGATCCGCGTGGATGTGGCCACCCCGCTCGACAATGATGCGGGTAAGGATTTCGAACTCTATATCGGCATCGGGCAGGCCTTCTGA